One part of the Rothia sp. ZJ932 genome encodes these proteins:
- a CDS encoding DUF3039 domain-containing protein — MSSIPGVEDPFAPSTSGGTAVLEREETQAAEPGDHERFSHYVRKEKIMESALTGEPVRALCGKIWTPGRDPEKFPVCPQCKEVYEGLAPGKDDEQ, encoded by the coding sequence ATGTCATCTATTCCCGGCGTTGAAGACCCTTTCGCACCGAGCACCTCAGGCGGTACCGCCGTCCTAGAACGCGAAGAGACCCAGGCTGCTGAGCCCGGCGACCACGAGCGTTTTTCACACTACGTGCGTAAAGAAAAGATTATGGAATCAGCCCTCACCGGTGAGCCGGTGCGTGCGCTCTGCGGCAAAATCTGGACCCCCGGGCGTGATCCTGAGAAGTTCCCCGTTTGCCCCCAGTGCAAAGAGGTGTACGAGGGTCTAGCACCGGGTAAGGATGACGAGCAGTAA
- a CDS encoding DEAD/DEAH box helicase — protein sequence MEVEVSTHEQPTLFGAGADLPPAYPERAAWGTAPKLRAWQQEAMEKYFATNPRDFMAVATPGAGKTTFALTVAKELFNRGTINRMTVVAPTDHLKRQWADAAARVGISIDPNFKNSDGSHGREYQGVALTYSQVANKPLLHRARTENGRTLVILDEIHHAGDSLSWGDGLREAFEPAHRRLALTGTPFRSDTAAIPFVQYEEDKEGIRRSKSDYSYGYGPALKDHVVRPVIFMAYSGQMRWRTSAGEEMAANLGEGFTKDITAQAWRTALDPQGQWIPTVLAAADKRLTEVRRTVPDAGGLVIATDHADAKAYATQLQKITGEKPAVILSDDKEASNNIDKFSEGTSRWMVAVRMVSEGVDVPRLAVGVYATSTSTPLFFAQAIGRFVRSRKRGETASVFLPSVPQLMMLANEMEEERDHALDRKTTGDDIPQDPLNEGLDDHLINEANQEEKASDELTCGKFEAIGSQASFHGVLFDGSEFSMGGMDDATDEDQDYLGIPGLLDADQVGTLLRARQQEYASKRPASARTTEPNVVDHRQLKNLRNQLAKNVSAWAAKTGKPHGSVHNELRRVCGGPAVPQANADQLQARLDKLQDWFLGRK from the coding sequence ATGGAGGTAGAAGTGAGCACTCACGAACAACCCACTTTGTTTGGCGCTGGCGCTGATTTGCCTCCGGCTTACCCCGAACGCGCCGCATGGGGCACAGCCCCTAAACTGCGTGCCTGGCAGCAAGAAGCCATGGAAAAATACTTTGCCACCAACCCGCGCGACTTCATGGCGGTAGCAACCCCCGGCGCGGGTAAAACCACCTTCGCGCTTACCGTTGCTAAAGAACTCTTCAACCGCGGAACCATCAACCGCATGACCGTTGTGGCACCCACCGACCACCTCAAGCGTCAATGGGCGGACGCCGCCGCTCGCGTCGGTATCTCTATTGACCCGAACTTCAAGAACTCTGACGGCTCCCACGGACGCGAGTACCAGGGAGTTGCGCTCACCTACTCCCAGGTCGCCAACAAACCCCTGCTGCACCGGGCACGCACCGAAAACGGGCGCACCCTGGTGATCCTCGATGAAATCCACCACGCCGGTGACTCCCTGAGCTGGGGCGATGGTCTGCGTGAAGCCTTCGAACCAGCCCACCGCCGCTTGGCTCTCACCGGCACACCCTTTCGCTCAGACACCGCCGCTATTCCCTTCGTACAGTACGAAGAAGATAAAGAAGGCATCCGCCGCTCAAAGTCCGACTACTCCTACGGTTACGGGCCCGCCCTCAAAGACCACGTTGTGCGACCGGTCATCTTCATGGCATATTCCGGTCAGATGCGCTGGCGAACCAGCGCAGGCGAAGAAATGGCAGCTAACCTGGGTGAAGGATTCACCAAAGACATCACAGCCCAGGCATGGCGCACAGCCCTTGACCCTCAGGGGCAGTGGATTCCTACCGTCCTTGCCGCGGCAGATAAACGTTTGACCGAAGTGCGTCGAACAGTGCCGGACGCTGGCGGTCTCGTCATCGCTACTGACCACGCCGACGCCAAAGCCTACGCCACGCAGCTACAGAAAATCACCGGTGAAAAACCCGCGGTTATCCTCTCTGACGACAAAGAAGCCTCCAACAACATCGACAAGTTCTCAGAGGGAACCTCCCGCTGGATGGTAGCGGTACGCATGGTATCTGAAGGCGTGGACGTTCCTCGCCTAGCGGTCGGTGTCTACGCTACCTCCACCTCAACCCCGCTCTTCTTCGCCCAGGCAATCGGACGTTTCGTGCGCTCGCGCAAACGCGGCGAAACAGCCTCCGTCTTCTTGCCCTCCGTACCGCAGCTCATGATGCTCGCCAACGAAATGGAAGAAGAACGCGATCACGCCCTCGACCGCAAAACCACCGGCGACGATATACCCCAAGACCCCCTCAACGAAGGTCTCGACGATCACCTCATCAACGAAGCTAACCAAGAAGAAAAAGCATCCGACGAACTCACCTGCGGAAAATTTGAAGCCATCGGCTCCCAAGCCTCATTTCACGGAGTCCTCTTCGACGGCTCAGAATTCTCCATGGGCGGCATGGACGACGCCACCGACGAAGACCAAGACTACCTCGGCATACCCGGACTGCTCGACGCCGACCAAGTAGGCACCCTACTGCGCGCCCGCCAACAAGAATACGCCTCCAAACGTCCAGCATCTGCCCGCACCACCGAACCCAACGTCGTCGACCACCGCCAACTCAAAAACCTCCGCAACCAACTCGCCAAAAATGTCTCAGCCTGGGCAGCCAAAACTGGCAAACCCCACGGTTCTGTTCACAATGAACTTAGAAGAGTATGCGGAGGACCGGCGGTACCTCAAGCTAACGCCGACCAGTTGCAAGCCCGCTTAGATAAGTTGCAGGACTGGTTCTTGGGACGGAAGTAG
- a CDS encoding CAP domain-containing protein, with protein sequence MGNLVFSRRAFLTGVTAASVSLTLPQAASAATFIDVPPSTAFSHEINWLARIGITTGWDTPHGKEYRPLLSIKRDAMAAFLYRHAGYPAFTPPTVSPFSDLSPSQQFYKEMCWLRSQGISTGWVTARGAEYRPLEPINRDAMAAFLYRYAGSPNFSAPVRSPFVDLVPSQQFYKEMCWLYAQGISTGWVTARGAEYRPLEPINRDAMAAFLYRFSHKVKPVGKVSPVTPSLSYEQQVVQALLPLVNAERAKVGSPALKHNLSIQKVAQDWSGVMAREDSLYHNPSYSDQIPAGWNLAAENVAYNWKKNSAQDMAKALMTQWMNSPGHRRNILTPGFTDFGAGISITATNKVFGCQVFARY encoded by the coding sequence ATGGGCAATCTCGTCTTTTCTCGCCGCGCGTTTCTAACCGGTGTTACAGCGGCTAGTGTTAGTCTCACGCTACCGCAGGCAGCCTCAGCAGCAACGTTCATTGACGTTCCACCCAGCACAGCTTTTTCTCATGAAATCAACTGGCTCGCTCGCATCGGAATCACCACGGGCTGGGATACCCCTCACGGCAAAGAATACCGCCCTCTTCTTTCTATCAAGAGGGACGCGATGGCAGCCTTCCTTTACCGTCACGCGGGCTATCCTGCCTTCACGCCCCCGACCGTTTCGCCTTTCAGCGACCTTTCGCCCAGCCAGCAGTTCTACAAAGAGATGTGTTGGCTACGTTCTCAGGGTATTTCAACCGGTTGGGTTACTGCCCGCGGCGCTGAATACCGCCCTCTCGAACCCATCAACCGCGATGCCATGGCAGCTTTCCTCTACCGTTACGCTGGTTCACCGAACTTCTCAGCCCCGGTGCGGTCGCCTTTTGTCGATCTAGTACCCAGCCAGCAGTTCTATAAAGAAATGTGCTGGCTCTACGCTCAAGGCATTTCGACCGGTTGGGTTACTGCCCGCGGCGCTGAATACCGCCCTCTCGAACCCATCAACCGCGATGCCATGGCAGCTTTCCTCTACCGCTTTAGTCACAAGGTCAAGCCCGTGGGCAAGGTAAGCCCCGTGACTCCGTCCTTGAGCTATGAGCAGCAGGTCGTACAAGCTCTGCTCCCCTTGGTGAACGCCGAACGAGCTAAAGTCGGGTCTCCTGCCTTGAAGCACAATCTTTCAATCCAGAAGGTAGCTCAAGATTGGTCAGGTGTTATGGCTCGTGAGGATTCGCTCTACCACAACCCCTCGTATAGCGACCAGATTCCCGCTGGGTGGAATCTGGCTGCCGAGAACGTGGCTTATAACTGGAAGAAAAACAGTGCCCAAGATATGGCGAAAGCGCTGATGACCCAGTGGATGAATTCCCCCGGTCACCGCAGGAATATTCTCACCCCCGGGTTTACCGATTTCGGTGCTGGCATCTCGATAACCGCTACCAATAAGGTCTTCGGTTGTCAGGTATTCGCTCGATACTAG
- a CDS encoding isochorismatase family protein translates to MSRALIIVDVQNDFCPGGTLATERGAEVAALISEYVERTHDTYDAIAATQDWHIEPGNHFSETPDYKDSWPVHCVAESAGAEIHPDLDTDYIEAYFRKGTYDAAYSGFEGLLAPEDTVMTGEREANARVEDDTPKLSLDDWLNEREITDIDVVGIATDFCVKATALDAVDAGYETRVLTDLTSPVSEDGYEDALEELEDAGITLAEAL, encoded by the coding sequence ATGTCACGCGCACTCATTATTGTTGATGTTCAAAACGATTTCTGCCCCGGTGGTACCCTGGCTACCGAGCGTGGTGCCGAGGTTGCCGCGCTCATCAGTGAATACGTTGAACGAACCCATGACACCTACGATGCCATTGCCGCTACCCAGGATTGGCACATCGAACCCGGTAACCATTTCAGTGAAACCCCTGATTACAAAGACTCTTGGCCCGTACACTGCGTCGCTGAATCAGCTGGCGCTGAGATTCACCCCGATTTGGACACCGACTACATTGAGGCGTACTTTCGCAAAGGTACCTACGATGCAGCCTACTCAGGTTTTGAGGGTCTGCTTGCCCCCGAAGATACCGTGATGACCGGAGAACGCGAAGCCAACGCCCGAGTTGAGGATGACACCCCCAAGCTCTCCCTCGATGACTGGCTGAACGAACGCGAGATCACCGATATTGATGTTGTAGGTATCGCCACAGATTTCTGTGTCAAAGCAACCGCCCTTGATGCAGTGGATGCAGGCTACGAAACTCGCGTACTAACCGACCTCACCTCCCCCGTGTCTGAGGATGGCTACGAGGACGCGCTTGAAGAACTCGAGGACGCAGGCATCACGCTCGCAGAAGCCCTCTAG
- a CDS encoding nicotinate phosphoribosyltransferase, with amino-acid sequence MALSTALLTDHYELTMLQAALKSGAAHRQCTFEVFTRRLPAGRRYGVLAGTGRFLEGLQNFTFSSKELDFLANRGIVNDETLEYLENYRFSGNISGYAEGEVFFPYSPVLQIQGTFAEAVLLETYLLSILNYDSAVASAASRMSLAAGTRPCLEMGSRRAHDQAAVAAARAAIISGFTATSNLEAGLRYDLPTIGTSAHAFTLLHDSEEDAFRAQLDSLGLDTTLLVDTYDVEKAVRLAIELAGDKLGGVRLDSGDLIAQAMWVRELLDSLGNHNTKITVTSDLDEYAIASLAAAPVNSYGVGTKLVTGSGAPTSSMVYKIVARENSAGKMEPVAKASAGKASVGGVKQAVRRLDRYGVATAEVIGVDTESPADSNDRALIVDLVRNGELVKGYTGATGVQAATKRHASSVLELPKAATRLSNGDPVIPTEFVTTER; translated from the coding sequence GTGGCTTTATCAACAGCATTACTGACAGATCATTACGAACTCACCATGCTTCAGGCAGCCCTGAAGTCGGGGGCAGCGCACCGCCAGTGTACCTTCGAGGTGTTCACCCGCAGGCTACCGGCAGGACGCCGCTACGGGGTACTCGCGGGCACCGGTAGATTCTTAGAAGGGTTGCAGAATTTCACCTTCTCCAGCAAAGAACTCGACTTCTTAGCTAACCGGGGCATCGTCAACGACGAAACCCTTGAATATCTTGAGAACTACCGGTTCAGCGGAAACATCTCAGGCTACGCCGAGGGAGAGGTATTCTTCCCTTACTCCCCCGTACTTCAAATACAAGGTACCTTCGCTGAAGCAGTGTTGCTTGAAACCTACCTTCTTTCTATTCTCAACTACGACTCTGCTGTGGCATCAGCAGCCTCGCGCATGTCTCTTGCCGCAGGAACGCGTCCCTGCCTTGAAATGGGTTCGCGCCGCGCCCACGACCAAGCAGCAGTAGCAGCCGCACGCGCAGCCATTATCTCGGGCTTCACAGCCACCTCAAACCTAGAAGCCGGTCTGCGTTACGATCTGCCCACCATCGGCACCAGCGCCCACGCCTTTACCCTACTGCACGATAGCGAAGAAGACGCCTTCCGCGCCCAACTCGACTCACTCGGTCTCGACACCACTTTGCTCGTTGATACCTACGACGTTGAAAAAGCGGTACGCCTTGCCATTGAGCTAGCAGGCGACAAGCTCGGCGGCGTCAGGCTAGATTCCGGCGACCTCATCGCCCAGGCAATGTGGGTGAGAGAACTCCTTGACTCCCTCGGCAACCACAACACCAAAATCACTGTTACCAGCGATCTCGACGAGTACGCCATCGCGTCCCTCGCAGCTGCCCCGGTGAACTCCTACGGTGTGGGCACCAAGCTCGTCACCGGCTCGGGCGCACCCACCAGCTCCATGGTCTACAAAATCGTTGCCCGCGAAAACTCAGCAGGCAAGATGGAACCCGTTGCCAAGGCATCTGCTGGCAAGGCATCTGTTGGTGGCGTCAAACAAGCCGTTCGCAGGCTTGACCGCTACGGGGTAGCAACTGCCGAAGTCATTGGCGTTGATACAGAATCCCCCGCAGACTCTAACGACCGCGCACTCATTGTCGATCTGGTACGTAACGGTGAACTTGTCAAAGGGTACACAGGTGCTACCGGCGTTCAGGCTGCGACCAAACGCCACGCGTCCTCAGTCTTGGAGCTGCCCAAGGCAGCCACCCGTCTCTCAAACGGCGACCCCGTAATTCCCACCGAATTTGTCACCACCGAAAGGTAA
- the clpS gene encoding ATP-dependent Clp protease adapter ClpS — MFVSPLLSVGETETLPRADFDEAVSLDSPWQVVVWNDPVNLMSFVTYVFRSHFGFSTEKAQRLMLAVHEEGKAVVFTGSREEAEQHTSALHGWGLWATFERVEV, encoded by the coding sequence GTGTTTGTATCACCGCTGCTATCGGTAGGCGAGACTGAAACCTTGCCTCGGGCGGATTTTGATGAGGCTGTGAGCCTTGATTCCCCGTGGCAGGTAGTTGTGTGGAATGACCCGGTGAACTTGATGAGTTTTGTGACCTACGTTTTTCGTTCTCACTTTGGGTTTAGCACCGAGAAAGCCCAGCGGCTGATGCTCGCTGTACATGAAGAAGGCAAAGCGGTGGTGTTTACCGGTTCTCGCGAAGAAGCTGAACAGCACACCTCTGCCTTGCACGGTTGGGGTTTGTGGGCAACCTTTGAACGAGTGGAGGTATAA
- a CDS encoding DUF2017 family protein, with protein sequence MAEGFTRTTAGYVAVFEPEEVQLLTKLFEDVALTLEPEAAQHEDEFARLLGIKADAAAPTDAAVLRMLPVASDDPEVADEFRKFTELGLREQKMRALTQASMDVHSGRVVLNQEKARVWAGALNDVRLTLGTRLNLKTDEDSARLEKLYSDPESVEDIEGYMALLYNFTTWLQETLMSSMLESLDLAENDANR encoded by the coding sequence ATGGCTGAAGGATTCACCCGCACTACTGCCGGGTACGTTGCTGTTTTCGAACCTGAAGAAGTTCAGCTGCTCACTAAGTTATTTGAGGATGTCGCCCTGACTTTGGAGCCTGAGGCTGCTCAGCATGAGGACGAGTTCGCGCGGTTATTAGGTATTAAGGCGGACGCCGCTGCGCCCACTGATGCTGCGGTGTTGCGTATGTTGCCGGTGGCTAGCGATGATCCTGAAGTTGCTGATGAGTTCCGTAAATTCACCGAATTGGGTTTGCGCGAGCAGAAGATGAGGGCTTTGACGCAAGCGTCGATGGACGTGCACAGCGGACGCGTGGTGCTGAACCAGGAGAAAGCCAGAGTGTGGGCGGGCGCTCTCAACGATGTGCGTCTGACCTTGGGCACCCGGTTGAATCTTAAGACTGACGAGGATTCAGCTCGCTTGGAGAAACTCTATTCTGATCCTGAATCTGTTGAGGACATCGAGGGGTATATGGCTTTGCTGTATAACTTCACTACCTGGCTACAGGAGACATTGATGAGCTCAATGCTGGAGAGCCTTGACCTTGCTGAGAATGATGCAAACCGGTAA
- the murI gene encoding glutamate racemase has product MTYSAETVSSAWGSQIPARPTPSAPIGVFDSGVGGLTVARAIMDQLPHENIIYVGDTAHGPYGPLTIAQVRAHALRIMDELVDSGVKMLVIACNTASAAVLRDARERYTRSYGIPVVEVIQPAARRAVAATRNRKVGVIATEATVTSRAYEDTFAVASDIEVISVACPRFVEFVEKGITSGSELLETARQYLQPLKDAGVDTVVLGCTHYPLLTGVISYLMGDDVTLVSSSEESAKDVFRALVEHSMERSAELPTSHEFLATGETETFDRLVHRFLGSVDARVRHTESVAERFPTGSLAVVPAAPTVNVSPELSDQPKGSPADSTFPGHSSGTA; this is encoded by the coding sequence ATGACATATTCAGCTGAAACCGTTTCGAGTGCGTGGGGCTCTCAGATACCCGCACGCCCCACTCCCAGTGCGCCTATTGGTGTGTTTGATTCTGGTGTGGGTGGGCTGACGGTTGCGCGTGCCATTATGGATCAGCTGCCACACGAGAACATTATTTATGTTGGCGATACCGCGCACGGGCCTTACGGGCCGCTGACTATTGCCCAGGTGCGGGCACATGCTCTGCGTATTATGGATGAGTTGGTCGATTCGGGCGTGAAGATGTTAGTGATTGCCTGCAATACCGCTTCTGCCGCGGTGCTGCGTGATGCGCGCGAGCGTTACACCCGTTCGTACGGTATTCCGGTGGTTGAGGTTATTCAACCCGCCGCGCGTCGTGCCGTTGCCGCGACCCGAAACCGTAAGGTGGGAGTGATCGCCACTGAAGCGACAGTGACCTCGCGTGCTTATGAAGATACTTTTGCTGTTGCCTCTGATATTGAGGTGATATCTGTTGCCTGCCCTCGTTTCGTGGAGTTTGTTGAAAAAGGCATCACGAGCGGTTCGGAACTACTTGAAACGGCGCGTCAGTATTTGCAGCCCTTGAAGGACGCGGGGGTCGATACCGTGGTGTTGGGCTGCACCCATTACCCGTTGCTGACCGGCGTTATTTCATACTTGATGGGTGATGACGTGACCCTAGTGTCTTCATCTGAGGAGAGCGCCAAGGACGTTTTTCGTGCCCTAGTGGAGCACTCGATGGAGCGTTCTGCTGAGCTACCGACCTCCCACGAGTTCTTGGCAACCGGAGAAACCGAAACTTTTGACCGTCTTGTTCACCGTTTTCTGGGCTCGGTGGATGCTCGTGTCCGCCACACTGAATCTGTGGCGGAGCGTTTCCCAACAGGTTCATTAGCCGTGGTGCCAGCTGCACCGACGGTGAATGTTTCACCGGAACTATCAGATCAGCCTAAGGGTTCACCTGCTGATTCAACTTTCCCAGGTCATTCCTCGGGCACTGCGTAA
- a CDS encoding MBL fold metallo-hydrolase, translating into MRLTIIGNSGSFPSPHSPASCYMVTATDDAGKTWRIVLDMGNGAFGVLQRHVDLKDVDAILISHLHPDHCIDLSGVHVAVKWDPRGWEKEPIPLYGPSTLHDYLRHTHGHYDEVGMSTEFNFHSWAHHEQVHIGPFTVTPFEVLHPTEEPYAMRIECTTAEGKTVLTYSGDTDYCRGIVEASQGADLLLCEAAYQEGRDDALRGIHLTGKRAGQVAEEAGVRNLLLTHLPVWTDPATALAEAQETFSGPTGIAEVSASYRVHPHPQPTNPPTTTLSVVQCH; encoded by the coding sequence ATGCGTCTTACCATTATCGGAAATTCAGGATCTTTTCCCAGCCCCCATTCTCCGGCGTCATGCTATATGGTGACGGCGACGGATGATGCGGGTAAAACTTGGCGCATTGTGCTTGATATGGGTAATGGCGCTTTTGGCGTGTTGCAACGCCATGTTGATCTCAAAGATGTTGATGCTATTTTGATTTCGCACTTGCACCCCGATCACTGTATCGACTTATCGGGGGTGCACGTGGCGGTGAAGTGGGATCCGCGTGGTTGGGAGAAAGAGCCTATTCCTCTGTACGGTCCTTCAACTCTGCATGATTATTTGCGTCATACACACGGTCATTACGATGAGGTGGGCATGAGCACCGAGTTTAATTTTCACAGTTGGGCTCATCACGAACAAGTACACATTGGTCCTTTCACCGTGACGCCTTTTGAGGTGCTGCACCCTACCGAGGAGCCCTACGCGATGCGCATTGAGTGTACTACCGCTGAGGGTAAAACAGTGCTGACCTATTCGGGTGATACCGATTACTGTCGGGGCATTGTTGAGGCATCGCAGGGTGCTGATTTGCTGCTGTGTGAGGCCGCCTATCAGGAAGGGCGCGACGATGCCCTGCGCGGTATTCACCTTACGGGCAAGCGCGCCGGTCAGGTAGCTGAAGAGGCGGGGGTGCGCAACCTTCTGCTCACGCACCTGCCGGTGTGGACTGACCCTGCAACGGCGCTCGCCGAGGCACAAGAAACTTTTTCTGGACCCACCGGTATCGCCGAAGTATCGGCAAGCTACCGGGTGCATCCGCATCCGCAACCTACCAACCCGCCTACCACCACCTTATCTGTGGTGCAGTGTCACTAA
- the rph gene encoding ribonuclease PH, producing MSEISVQREDGRATDQLRPVKITRGWSANAEGSALIEFGNTRVLCTASFTEGVPRWLKGQGTGWVTAEYAMLPRATGTRSSRESVKGKIGGRTHEISRLIGRSLRAIIDTKALGENTIVLDCDVLQADGGTRTAAITGAYVALAEAIQWAKNEKILPKNAQPLTGSVAAISVGIIDGVPMLDLPYVEDVRAETDMNVVVTGEGKFVEVQGTAEGAAFDRDELNQLLDLALVGTTELTRIQRETLES from the coding sequence ATGAGCGAAATTTCTGTACAGCGAGAAGACGGACGCGCCACCGATCAGTTGCGTCCGGTGAAGATTACCCGCGGCTGGTCAGCCAACGCTGAAGGCTCAGCCCTGATTGAATTTGGCAATACCCGCGTGCTGTGTACCGCTTCTTTCACAGAAGGCGTGCCCCGCTGGCTTAAGGGGCAGGGCACCGGTTGGGTAACGGCGGAGTACGCTATGCTGCCGCGCGCGACCGGTACCCGTTCCTCCCGTGAATCAGTCAAGGGCAAGATTGGCGGACGCACCCATGAGATTTCACGTCTGATTGGTCGCTCCCTACGAGCCATCATCGACACCAAAGCACTGGGGGAGAACACGATTGTTCTTGATTGCGACGTACTCCAGGCAGACGGCGGTACCCGCACCGCAGCGATCACCGGTGCCTACGTGGCTTTGGCTGAGGCAATCCAGTGGGCTAAGAATGAGAAGATTCTGCCTAAGAACGCTCAGCCACTGACCGGTTCTGTTGCCGCTATTTCTGTTGGCATTATCGACGGTGTTCCTATGCTCGATCTTCCCTACGTTGAGGACGTGCGTGCTGAGACTGACATGAACGTTGTAGTTACCGGTGAGGGTAAGTTTGTTGAGGTACAGGGCACCGCCGAGGGTGCTGCTTTTGACCGCGATGAACTCAACCAGCTGCTCGATTTGGCGCTGGTGGGCACCACCGAACTGACCCGTATTCAGCGTGAAACCTTGGAGAGCTAA
- the rdgB gene encoding RdgB/HAM1 family non-canonical purine NTP pyrophosphatase codes for MGAKVVLATHNAGKLRELREILRGRIEGLDVDTDVVSAADVSLPDVVEDGVTFAENSLLKARAAASESGLIAIADDSGLAVDVLGGAPGIFSARWAGQHGDDTANLNLLLAQLADIAEEHRGARFMCAASLATPEGETAVEHGELPGILLREPRGEGGFGYDPILAPTELTGELAGKSCAEIGAEVKNSMSHRARAFTALIPHLQKALAVK; via the coding sequence ATGGGTGCGAAAGTAGTACTTGCCACCCACAACGCGGGTAAACTGCGTGAACTACGCGAGATTCTGCGCGGTCGCATTGAAGGTCTTGACGTTGATACCGATGTGGTGTCAGCAGCAGATGTCAGCCTGCCCGATGTTGTGGAAGACGGAGTCACCTTTGCAGAGAACTCCCTGCTCAAAGCACGCGCCGCAGCCAGCGAGTCCGGTCTTATCGCCATTGCCGATGACTCCGGGCTAGCCGTTGATGTTCTCGGGGGAGCCCCCGGCATCTTCTCTGCCCGCTGGGCTGGGCAGCACGGGGACGACACCGCCAACCTCAACCTGCTACTGGCGCAATTAGCAGATATCGCCGAGGAGCACCGCGGCGCTCGCTTCATGTGCGCGGCGTCCTTGGCAACGCCTGAGGGCGAGACCGCCGTGGAGCACGGAGAGCTTCCGGGCATTTTGCTACGCGAACCCCGCGGAGAAGGCGGCTTTGGTTACGACCCAATTCTTGCCCCCACCGAACTCACCGGAGAACTAGCGGGAAAATCCTGTGCAGAAATTGGTGCGGAGGTTAAAAACTCGATGAGTCACCGCGCTCGGGCATTTACCGCCCTGATTCCCCACCTGCAGAAAGCTCTTGCTGTAAAGTAA
- a CDS encoding phosphotransferase has protein sequence MPTVVHLEQMKFLPVVKAVMTQAGLNIAMDRWDVRNSGSAHVVINMGNQLSVRVAKTDRTAFLVARRTEVLRRLPTNLSFEVPRPITRVITRNGYTAIGYTWIKGEPRNPGSAPEKALATLVKEIRAVDTVGMVPYLDTQHAHWGGTDWEKTLREQVVPLLLSNNQKLARAAIDSVLALEPVEPTLVHGDLAGHNILWQGDRLAGVIDWDHTTIGDPAFDLATLGNWYGWESLSKAVTPAEIDRARVLSRLLALQAVAYTLNNGMGGAIVRLAVERADDWLRSHRDELT, from the coding sequence ATGCCCACAGTAGTGCATCTGGAGCAGATGAAGTTTCTGCCTGTCGTCAAGGCAGTCATGACCCAAGCCGGTCTGAACATTGCGATGGATCGCTGGGACGTGCGCAATAGCGGTAGCGCTCACGTGGTTATCAATATGGGCAACCAGCTGAGCGTGCGCGTTGCTAAGACCGACCGCACTGCTTTTTTAGTAGCTAGACGCACTGAAGTTTTGAGGCGACTGCCCACCAACCTTTCCTTTGAAGTTCCCCGACCCATCACCCGCGTTATTACCCGTAACGGGTACACCGCTATTGGCTATACCTGGATTAAGGGTGAACCTCGTAATCCAGGTTCAGCCCCCGAAAAGGCTTTGGCTACTTTAGTAAAAGAGATCCGGGCGGTAGATACCGTGGGCATGGTGCCCTATCTCGATACCCAGCACGCACACTGGGGCGGGACCGACTGGGAGAAAACCTTGCGTGAACAGGTTGTACCGCTACTGCTCAGTAATAACCAGAAACTAGCCCGCGCAGCCATTGACAGTGTGCTCGCTCTTGAACCGGTTGAACCAACCCTTGTACACGGTGATTTAGCGGGGCATAACATTCTTTGGCAGGGCGATCGTTTGGCAGGGGTCATTGACTGGGATCACACCACCATTGGTGACCCTGCCTTTGACCTTGCCACTTTGGGCAATTGGTACGGCTGGGAGTCCCTGAGCAAAGCGGTAACACCGGCTGAGATTGATCGGGCGCGGGTTCTCTCTCGTCTGCTGGCACTCCAAGCTGTGGCTTATACCCTCAACAACGGTATGGGCGGTGCAATTGTCCGCCTTGCTGTGGAACGCGCCGACGACTGGTTAAGAAGCCACAGGGACGAACTCACATAA